In Fusarium musae strain F31 chromosome 7, whole genome shotgun sequence, a single window of DNA contains:
- a CDS encoding hypothetical protein (EggNog:ENOG41), which translates to MSYQMQDWGEKPSERSRWTPLTRMLLSGEMTQEKQQELSSREKFDRWMINEGYRRFFVFVFMLLHALIFSFACVHYSQKDSLKSSNELFGFTFVIARSAALVLHVDVAIILFPVSRTLISLLRQTPLNGILQFDKNITFHIVTAWSIVFWSWVHTIAHWNNFAQVAIKYKLGIYGWLVANFVSGPGWTGYVMLIALMGMVLTSTEKPRRANFERFWYTHHMFIVFFFFWSIHGAFCMIQPDVAPFCTSVGASAVGVFWQYWMYSGFIYLAERIAREVRGRHRTYITKVIQHPSNVCEIQMKKEHTKTRAGQYIFLCCPAVSLWQYHPFTLTSAPEEDYISVHIRCVGDFTKELSKALGCDWSKKREPGGNDSSKVVGLTGRDSEIDPAIRRVLPRVYVDGPFGSASEDVFKYEVSVLVGAGIGVTPFASILKSIWYRMNYPQKKTRLAKVYFFWICRDFDSFEWFRSLLLAVEAQDLDHRIEIHTYLTAKIKADDATNIMINDANADKDTITGLRSPTNFGRPNWDMIFRGIRKLHSPAEAGVFFCGPKGLGSSLHTYCNKYTEPGFSFVWGKENF; encoded by the exons ATGAGCTATCAGATGCAGGATTGGGGAGAGAAACCCTCAGAGCGATCACGATGGACTCCCCTAACGCGAATGCTGCTATCGGGTGAGATGACCCAAGAGAAGCAACAGGAACTATCGTCAAGAGAAAAGTTTGATCGCTGGATGATCAACGAGGGTTATCGAAGATT CTTCGTCTTTGTCTTTATGCTTCTTCACGCactcatcttctccttcgcATGCGTCCACTACTCTCAAAAAGATAGTCTCAAGTCCTCCAATGAGCTCTTCGGCTTCACCTTCGTCATAGCTCGTTCAGCCGCTCTGGTCCTTCATGTCGACGTCGCCATCATTCTCTTCCCCGTCTCTCGAACCCTCATCTCGCTCCTTCGACAGACACCTCTCAATGGCATCCTCCAGTTCGACAAGAACATCACCTTCCACATCGTCACCGCATGGTCCATCGTCTTCTGGTCTTGGGTTCATACCATTGCCCACTGGAATAACTTTGCGCAGGTCGCCATCAAGTACAAGCTTGGTATCTACGGCTGGTTGGTTGCCAATTTTGTGTCTGGACCTGGTTGGACTGGCTATGTTATGCTTATTGCGCTGATGGGTATGGTTCTCACATCGACCGAGAAGCCTCGACGAGCAAACTTTGAGCGTTTCTGGTATACTCACCACATGTTCAtcgttttcttcttcttctggtctATCCACGGAGCTTTCTGCATGATTCAACCAGACGTTGCACCGTTCTGCACTAGTGTTGGCGCATCAGCGGTTGGAGTCTTTTGGCAATACTGGATGTACAGCGGTTTCATTTACCTGGCCGAGCGTATCGCACGCGAGGTGCGAGGTCGTCACAGGACATACATCACAAAGGTCATTCAACATCCCAGCAATGTTTGCGAGatccagatgaagaaggagcACACAAAAACGCGAGCTGGACAGTACATATTCTTGTGCTGCCCTGCCGTCTCGCTGTGGCAGTACCATCCTTTCACTTTGACCAGTGCCCCCGAGGAGGACTACATCTCAGTCCATATTCGTTGCGTGGGTGACTTCACCAAGGAGCTTTCCAAGGCTTTGGGTTGTGACTGGAGCAAGAAGAGGGAACCCGGTGGCAACGATTCTAGCAAAGTCGTTGGTTTGACTGGACGCGACTCCGAGATCGATCCAGCTATCCGCCGTGTTCTCCCCAGAGTCTACGTCGACGGTCCTTTTGGTTCTGCCTCCGAAGATGTCTTCAAGTACGAAGTTTCGGTGCTTGTTGGTGCAGGTATCGGCGTTACACCGTTCGCCTCCATCCTCAAGTCCATCTGGTACCGAATGAACTATCCCCAGAAAAAGACACGCCTAGCCAAGGTCTACTTCTTCTGGATTTGCCGTGACTTTGACTCCTTCGAGTGGTTCCGCTCACTGCTTCTGGCAGTCGAAGCGCAGGATCTGGACCACCGTATTGAGATTCACACGTACCTcacagccaagatcaaggccgaCGATGCGACAAACATTATGATCAACGATGCCAACGCCGATAAGGACACCATCACTGGTCTGCGCAGCCCGACAAACTTTGGCAGACCCAACTGGGATATGATCTTTAGAGGTATCAGGAAGCTGCACAGTCCTGCTGAGGCGGGTGTGTTCTTCTGTGGACCCAAGGGCTTGGGAAGTTCGCTGCATACGTATTGTAACAAGTACACCGAGCCTGG ATTCTCTTTCGTTTGGGGCAAGGAGAACTTCTAA